A genomic window from Anthocerotibacter panamensis C109 includes:
- a CDS encoding recombinase family protein, whose product MNIGYARVSTTDQSLNLQLDVLQAIGCEKLFTDTASGGKDDRVGLGQALTFARSGDTLIVWKLDRLGRSLKHLVETVSSLQERGIGFRSLQESIDTTTSSGKLFFHLFAALAEFERDIIRERTQAGLKSARARGRKGGRPAKLDAKQITMAQTLLADPKNTAQEVAKTLGVARSTLYLHLRKV is encoded by the coding sequence ATGAACATTGGCTATGCCCGCGTCTCCACCACCGATCAATCCCTCAATCTCCAACTGGATGTGCTGCAAGCGATAGGGTGCGAAAAACTATTTACCGATACAGCGAGTGGTGGGAAGGATGACCGAGTGGGCTTGGGCCAAGCACTCACCTTTGCCCGTTCCGGGGATACCCTTATCGTTTGGAAACTGGATCGCTTGGGCCGCTCCCTCAAACATCTAGTTGAGACTGTCAGCTCATTACAAGAGCGGGGGATCGGCTTTCGTAGTCTCCAAGAGAGTATTGATACCACCACCAGTTCCGGCAAGTTGTTCTTTCATCTCTTTGCCGCCCTTGCCGAATTTGAGCGGGATATTATTCGGGAGCGCACACAGGCTGGACTAAAATCCGCACGAGCGCGGGGGCGCAAGGGTGGTAGACCCGCCAAACTGGATGCCAAACAAATTACGATGGCCCAAACTCTCCTTGCAGATCCCAAAAATACTGCTCAGGAAGTGGCTAAAACCTTGGGGGTAGCTCGTTCCACCCTTTATCTACACCTACGCAAGGTTTAG
- a CDS encoding DUF4351 domain-containing protein: protein MFRYFSRLHDRYDLPVYPIALLTFDEPFKEQTDNYTITFPGKTVLDFRYEVIQLNRLNWRDYLNNPNPVACALMAKMQIASEDRPRVKFESLRLLATLRLDETRWKLISGFVDEYLRLNLPEQQQFQGYLARLQPEEREGVTMMTTSWKEEGRVEGRQEEALAIVLRLLSRRIGNLPLEQRTQVQQLSLGQLEQLGEDLLDFRAPADLTQWLQQNP, encoded by the coding sequence ATGTTTCGCTACTTCTCCCGTCTCCATGACCGCTATGATTTGCCCGTTTATCCCATTGCCTTGCTTACATTCGACGAGCCTTTCAAGGAGCAGACCGATAACTATACCATCACCTTTCCTGGTAAAACAGTTCTTGATTTTCGCTATGAAGTGATTCAGTTAAACCGCCTGAACTGGCGGGATTACCTCAATAACCCCAATCCGGTCGCCTGTGCGTTAATGGCAAAAATGCAGATTGCCTCAGAAGACCGACCGAGGGTTAAATTTGAGAGTCTGCGCTTACTGGCAACCCTAAGGCTGGATGAAACGCGCTGGAAGCTGATCTCCGGTTTTGTAGATGAGTACCTGCGCTTGAACTTGCCGGAGCAGCAGCAGTTTCAGGGCTACCTTGCTAGACTACAACCAGAGGAAAGAGAGGGTGTCACCATGATGACCACAAGTTGGAAGGAAGAAGGTCGGGTCGAGGGTCGCCAAGAGGAGGCTCTTGCCATTGTACTAAGGCTACTCTCCCGCCGTATCGGGAATTTACCCCTAGAACAACGTACTCAAGTTCAACAGCTTTCTCTTGGTCAACTAGAACAACTGGGAGAAGACCTTTTAGATTTCCGCGCCCCAGCAGACTTGACCCAATGGCTTCAGCAGAACCCGTGA
- a CDS encoding transposase, with protein MKNKLVELFDKELLRHQRVIESVNDQLKNLCQIDHSGPPSTFSYQIV; from the coding sequence ATGAAAAACAAATTGGTTGAGTTATTTGATAAAGAGCTGCTCCGGCATCAACGGGTGATTGAGTCAGTCAACGACCAGCTCAAGAATTTATGTCAGATTGACCATTCTGGCCCACCTAGTACCTTTTCGTACCAAATAGTGTGA
- a CDS encoding ankyrin repeat domain-containing protein: MLTNHRFMGLCYLLSLVLSVPLPALAQVRGDLSGDTQVDQADLKLLEQYLDGSGLLSEQQVWQADLNGDNRVDQRDRALLQEQLRATQPAAVPAASPTQTGQVTKTSKKSKKSLVWSEDRPPRVWSADTLPLKVYIGLLPEKVRGLQGEYNQAVEDAIKTWNNTGIQGQTIFRRTLNRAEANVLIAWNTEQVAVAAAGLEQVTLGPRLVPERPFLQIKGSQILLFSLFRKQRVIPTGLLGFFLPIPTVDIPLENIEQRQGNEMYGLALHELGHSLGLNHNNDSSDVMYPQEAGGIILFGLEFRQGQSLTKGTKDKLARLYAEAWGTTAPETTLPPTLPDTPALTLIKACAAGQTPEVERLLRQGVDINSKEQGGWTPLIAAAAEGHTPLVQLLLEKGALTSIADNYGYTALRYAQLAQHNDIIRLLNQASSGGR, encoded by the coding sequence ATGTTGACTAACCATCGTTTTATGGGGTTGTGCTACCTGTTGAGTCTGGTTTTGTCCGTGCCGCTTCCTGCTTTGGCCCAAGTCCGGGGAGACCTCAGCGGAGATACACAGGTGGACCAAGCGGATCTAAAGTTATTAGAGCAATATTTAGATGGTTCAGGTCTACTCTCGGAGCAGCAGGTCTGGCAAGCTGACCTCAATGGCGATAACCGTGTAGACCAACGCGACCGTGCGCTCCTCCAAGAACAGTTAAGGGCGACACAACCCGCTGCTGTCCCGGCAGCCTCCCCAACCCAAACCGGGCAAGTCACTAAAACCAGTAAAAAATCTAAAAAATCCCTCGTCTGGTCGGAAGACCGTCCTCCTCGCGTGTGGTCTGCGGACACTTTGCCTTTGAAGGTCTATATCGGGTTGTTGCCGGAGAAAGTACGGGGACTGCAAGGGGAATACAATCAGGCGGTCGAGGACGCCATCAAGACCTGGAACAACACCGGCATTCAGGGGCAGACTATCTTTCGGCGCACCCTCAATCGGGCCGAAGCCAATGTTCTCATCGCCTGGAACACTGAACAGGTCGCCGTCGCCGCCGCCGGTCTAGAGCAAGTCACCCTTGGTCCTCGCCTGGTGCCCGAGCGTCCCTTTCTTCAGATTAAAGGCTCGCAAATTCTCCTCTTCTCCCTCTTTCGCAAACAGCGGGTGATCCCGACGGGTCTGCTGGGCTTCTTCCTGCCCATCCCGACAGTGGATATTCCGCTGGAGAATATTGAGCAGCGCCAAGGCAACGAGATGTATGGCCTTGCCCTCCACGAGTTGGGCCATTCCCTGGGGCTCAACCACAACAACGATTCCAGCGATGTCATGTATCCCCAGGAAGCAGGGGGCATCATCCTCTTCGGGCTGGAATTTCGTCAAGGCCAAAGCTTGACTAAAGGGACCAAAGATAAACTAGCCCGTCTCTATGCCGAAGCTTGGGGGACGACCGCACCAGAGACGACCCTGCCGCCTACTCTGCCCGATACGCCCGCCCTCACCTTGATCAAAGCCTGCGCCGCCGGACAGACCCCAGAGGTAGAACGGCTACTGCGCCAAGGGGTAGACATCAACAGCAAAGAGCAGGGCGGATGGACGCCCTTGATTGCAGCAGCAGCAGAGGGACACACGCCTCTGGTTCAACTGCTCTTAGAGAAAGGAGCCCTTACGTCCATCGCGGATAACTACGGCTACACAGCTTTGCGCTACGCTCAGTTGGCCCAACACAATGACATCATTCGCCTGCTCAATCAAGCTAGTAGCGGCGGACGCTAG
- a CDS encoding TldD/PmbA family protein, with protein sequence MNTAQLQELVNKYRSQVDFLLVRWEDAQGTDIVLRKDIRETCAEDLASGAHVRACYKGGWGFASCSRADQLVTCLQQAIGAARLIGEETTILAPVAPRIERYSLNLPLTDPREVPLEQKLALCDHYNHILLQADPAITSTAVRYGESWQRVVIVTSEGTCLEQEWIDLEMRFSAVAGRGGQVQTGRETLGSRRGYEDLLQYEERLEQSARRAVHALSLPVVKGGVYTVVIDPILSGLFVHEAFGHLSEADMVYENPDLLETMSLGRRFGPPNLHILDGAQPAQHRGSYHFDDEGTPATVTPLVQNGELVGRLHSRETAGKLEELPTGNARCLDYHYAPIVRMTNTWIAPQGAGLTTVPENTPAPITPEAICAYYQKSGALEGMAAGLLAVNWLGGQTNGEMFTFAAGEAWYVEKGQITQQVRDVNLSGNVFQTLEDIEWIGQDFFWDESGGCGKGGQSGLAVGCGGPSLRIKDLLVGGQ encoded by the coding sequence ATGAACACTGCCCAACTCCAGGAATTGGTCAACAAATACCGCTCCCAAGTAGATTTCTTGCTGGTGCGTTGGGAGGATGCACAAGGGACCGATATTGTTTTGCGCAAAGATATCCGCGAAACTTGCGCCGAAGATCTGGCGAGTGGAGCCCATGTACGGGCTTGCTATAAGGGAGGGTGGGGCTTCGCATCCTGTAGCCGCGCCGACCAATTGGTTACCTGTCTTCAGCAAGCCATTGGAGCTGCCCGCCTGATTGGTGAGGAGACGACGATCCTTGCTCCTGTCGCGCCGCGCATCGAGCGCTACAGTCTCAACCTCCCCCTCACCGACCCGCGCGAAGTCCCGCTAGAGCAAAAACTGGCCCTATGTGACCACTACAACCACATCCTGCTCCAAGCCGACCCTGCCATCACAAGCACTGCCGTGCGCTATGGCGAAAGTTGGCAGCGCGTGGTGATCGTCACCTCCGAAGGTACCTGTCTGGAGCAAGAGTGGATCGACCTGGAAATGCGCTTCTCCGCCGTGGCAGGACGGGGCGGACAGGTGCAGACGGGGCGCGAGACCCTGGGTTCGCGGCGCGGCTACGAAGATCTTTTACAGTACGAAGAACGGCTGGAACAATCAGCGCGGCGGGCGGTGCACGCCTTGAGCCTGCCGGTGGTCAAAGGGGGCGTCTACACAGTGGTCATCGACCCGATTTTGAGTGGTCTGTTTGTCCATGAAGCCTTTGGGCATCTGTCGGAGGCGGACATGGTCTACGAGAACCCGGACCTCCTGGAGACCATGAGCCTGGGTCGGCGTTTTGGACCTCCCAACTTGCACATCCTGGACGGAGCCCAACCCGCGCAGCACCGGGGCAGTTATCACTTCGATGACGAGGGCACCCCGGCTACAGTCACCCCCCTGGTCCAAAATGGGGAGCTAGTAGGTCGTCTCCATTCCCGCGAGACCGCAGGCAAACTAGAAGAGCTTCCCACGGGCAACGCCCGCTGCCTCGATTATCACTACGCCCCCATTGTGCGTATGACCAATACCTGGATCGCTCCACAGGGCGCAGGTCTGACTACCGTCCCTGAAAATACTCCCGCTCCCATTACCCCCGAAGCAATCTGCGCCTACTACCAAAAGAGTGGAGCTCTAGAAGGCATGGCTGCGGGCTTGCTGGCGGTCAACTGGCTGGGGGGGCAGACCAATGGCGAAATGTTCACCTTTGCCGCCGGAGAAGCCTGGTATGTCGAGAAGGGACAGATCACCCAACAGGTCCGGGATGTCAATCTGTCCGGCAACGTCTTTCAAACCCTGGAAGATATCGAGTGGATCGGCCAGGATTTCTTCTGGGATGAGTCCGGCGGTTGTGGCAAGGGCGGTCAGAGTGGTCTGGCAGTAGGGTGCGGCGGGCCAAGTCTCAGGATTAAAGATCTACTGGTAGGGGGGCAGTAA
- a CDS encoding vanadium-dependent haloperoxidase — MNNTSIPESIVQEEISVETANVEVAPKRGNSRRTFLAGTITAATAAVGAISAVNAQLIGPTTVKQRLKDAQSLRTNTARIESSAPLVPHPTNNDEALYFNKIGSYSKGLPHNALGEVDLNAYNSLSKALSTGAPVDYENIILGTNPSQVRLTDPQNALAFTLEGQDSHNYTMPAPPAFSTIEEAGEMAEVYWMALLKDVPFSEYTTNPLAAQAAADLRRFPNFIGVTPATLFRSPVAGNEVGPYVSQFLLLDLDYGSQQAVPQAINYPTIGLDFMTDYDEWLAIQRGFFPAAEQTYEPELRWLFAGRGLGQWVHIDWPYQSTLNACLLLLSYFPEEFSNGPGASAVIDAGNPYNRTTSRTQRGFNTFGPPHPLNLISKAADLALKAAWFQKWQVHRRLRPEVFAGRVHNQLSGKANYPIHPSMLSSTALPLIFEYNRQQNLQRFGRNEGTWLCPQGFVEGSPTHPAYPSGHATFAAAGATVLKAYFNESFVIPNPVKPTPDGLGIEPYIVGVDGPALTVGGELNKLAANIALGRPFGGVHWRTDAINGNQLGEDVAITILQDLRGIYNETFRGFSLTRFNGQTITI; from the coding sequence GTGAATAACACCTCAATTCCTGAGTCTATTGTTCAGGAAGAGATTTCCGTGGAAACCGCTAATGTGGAAGTTGCTCCGAAGCGCGGGAATAGCCGCCGCACCTTCCTGGCTGGCACAATCACAGCCGCCACAGCCGCCGTTGGCGCGATTTCTGCCGTCAATGCGCAATTGATTGGCCCAACCACAGTGAAGCAGCGTCTTAAAGACGCCCAGAGCCTGCGTACCAACACCGCTAGGATTGAGAGTAGCGCCCCTCTGGTCCCACACCCCACCAACAACGACGAAGCGTTGTACTTCAACAAGATCGGCAGCTACTCCAAGGGCTTGCCCCATAATGCTCTGGGTGAAGTGGACCTCAACGCCTACAACTCTCTGAGCAAGGCTCTTTCTACAGGAGCGCCGGTGGACTATGAAAACATCATCCTCGGCACCAACCCGTCCCAGGTCCGCCTGACTGATCCCCAAAATGCCTTGGCCTTCACCCTGGAAGGGCAAGACTCCCACAACTACACCATGCCTGCCCCTCCGGCTTTCTCCACCATTGAAGAAGCTGGAGAGATGGCCGAGGTGTACTGGATGGCACTCCTAAAGGATGTACCTTTCTCCGAGTACACCACCAATCCGCTGGCTGCCCAGGCGGCGGCTGATTTGCGGCGTTTCCCAAATTTTATCGGGGTGACTCCAGCGACGCTCTTTCGCTCTCCGGTTGCTGGGAACGAAGTCGGCCCCTATGTCTCACAATTCCTCTTGCTCGATCTGGACTATGGATCGCAGCAGGCTGTCCCTCAGGCCATCAACTACCCGACGATTGGTCTGGACTTCATGACTGACTACGACGAGTGGTTGGCAATTCAGCGTGGATTTTTCCCGGCTGCCGAGCAGACCTATGAGCCGGAACTGCGCTGGCTCTTCGCTGGTCGGGGACTGGGGCAGTGGGTCCATATTGACTGGCCTTATCAGTCCACGCTCAATGCTTGCTTGCTTCTGCTGAGCTATTTCCCGGAAGAATTCAGTAATGGCCCTGGGGCTAGTGCTGTCATTGATGCAGGCAACCCCTACAACCGGACCACTTCCCGGACGCAAAGGGGCTTCAACACCTTTGGACCTCCCCACCCGCTCAACCTAATCTCCAAGGCAGCGGATCTGGCGCTGAAGGCCGCCTGGTTCCAGAAGTGGCAGGTACACCGCCGCTTGCGCCCCGAGGTCTTCGCCGGACGCGTTCACAATCAGTTGTCTGGTAAGGCCAATTACCCGATCCACCCCAGCATGCTTTCTTCGACAGCACTCCCCCTGATTTTTGAGTACAACCGCCAGCAAAACCTCCAGCGGTTTGGTAGAAACGAAGGAACCTGGCTGTGCCCTCAAGGCTTCGTCGAAGGCTCGCCCACCCACCCGGCGTACCCCTCCGGCCACGCCACGTTTGCAGCGGCGGGTGCTACGGTGCTCAAGGCGTACTTCAATGAGAGCTTTGTTATCCCCAACCCGGTCAAGCCAACCCCCGATGGTCTCGGGATCGAACCCTACATCGTCGGTGTGGACGGCCCAGCCTTGACCGTAGGGGGTGAGTTGAACAAGCTCGCTGCGAACATTGCGCTTGGGCGACCCTTTGGTGGCGTTCACTGGCGCACTGATGCCATCAATGGCAACCAACTCGGTGAAGATGTGGCTATCACTATCCTGCAAGACCTGCGGGGCATCTACAACGAGACCTTCCGCGGGTTCTCGCTCACCCGGTTCAACGGTCAGACGATCACTATCTAA
- a CDS encoding tetratricopeptide repeat protein has product MQITHMRFLRSLTVSLLMALVGLSSPKVLAQGTTAPALNQETASSQSPAPVLTPAQRAYELANQGEDQFGQLQLRAALGLFKQALDGEKKLGNQRRVAYLFQRIGTTYILIKESNKAFENYQQSLAVYEILKDIKGQEEVLQKIGNIYESLGQHEKAIATYQKSLSLQKDSAARLQASTLYKLGMAYESAGRADQAIQSYQSALVIQKKFFDRFAQRDTLIRTATVYQNKQQYPQALEALQQALTVERETFSQFGQQQIFKQIAGVYLKLNEPQKALDSYEQALKIARGIKDRKGEKTILTNMAIIYEKMQQQTKAQELYQQAEALGG; this is encoded by the coding sequence ATGCAAATCACCCACATGCGCTTCCTCCGTTCTCTTACTGTGAGCCTCTTGATGGCCTTGGTCGGTCTTTCAAGCCCTAAAGTTTTGGCGCAGGGCACAACTGCTCCAGCACTGAATCAAGAAACTGCATCAAGCCAGAGCCCCGCTCCCGTCCTCACCCCGGCTCAGCGAGCTTATGAGCTAGCGAATCAAGGCGAAGACCAGTTTGGTCAACTCCAACTTCGGGCTGCTTTAGGATTGTTCAAACAAGCTTTAGATGGTGAAAAAAAACTTGGCAATCAACGACGGGTTGCCTATCTGTTTCAGCGTATAGGAACAACCTATATCTTAATCAAGGAAAGTAATAAAGCCTTTGAAAACTATCAGCAATCATTAGCTGTCTATGAAATACTCAAAGACATAAAAGGGCAAGAAGAAGTACTTCAAAAAATTGGGAATATTTACGAGAGTCTCGGTCAGCACGAAAAAGCTATCGCTACCTACCAAAAATCTTTGTCCTTGCAAAAAGATTCAGCAGCGCGACTACAGGCAAGCACGCTCTACAAACTGGGCATGGCCTATGAGAGCGCAGGCCGAGCCGACCAAGCGATTCAATCCTATCAGTCAGCACTGGTTATCCAGAAGAAATTCTTTGATCGGTTCGCCCAACGCGATACCCTTATCCGAACAGCAACCGTTTACCAGAACAAGCAGCAGTATCCTCAAGCCCTCGAAGCGCTTCAGCAAGCACTCACCGTTGAGCGCGAAACCTTCAGTCAGTTCGGTCAGCAGCAGATATTTAAGCAGATCGCTGGAGTTTATCTCAAGCTGAATGAGCCTCAAAAAGCACTGGATTCCTACGAGCAAGCCCTAAAAATCGCCCGTGGGATCAAGGACCGTAAAGGGGAGAAAACCATCCTCACCAACATGGCAATAATCTACGAAAAAATGCAGCAACAGACTAAGGCGCAAGAACTCTATCAGCAAGCCGAGGCTCTTGGCGGATAA
- the folK gene encoding 2-amino-4-hydroxy-6-hydroxymethyldihydropteridine diphosphokinase yields the protein MNTAYPHRAALGLGSNLGACREILHGALAALAEHPEIELVGVSSLYQSVAVGPEQPDYLNTAAVMQTTLLPEALLDFFLELEQRWGRVRRIRWGPRTLDLDLLLYDDLILDTPRLTVPHPHLLERNFALLPLTHLAPDWVHPLAQKPLRELAAQLDWGGLWEAGEFW from the coding sequence GTGAACACAGCGTATCCCCACCGAGCTGCGCTGGGTCTGGGCTCCAATTTGGGGGCGTGCCGCGAAATTTTACATGGAGCCCTTGCTGCCTTGGCGGAGCATCCCGAAATAGAATTGGTGGGCGTCTCTTCGCTCTATCAAAGTGTGGCGGTGGGTCCTGAACAACCGGATTATCTGAATACAGCGGCGGTGATGCAGACGACTTTGCTGCCGGAGGCACTCCTCGATTTTTTTCTGGAATTGGAGCAGCGGTGGGGGCGGGTACGGAGGATACGCTGGGGTCCACGGACCCTCGATCTGGATCTGCTCCTCTACGATGATCTGATTCTGGATACCCCCCGGCTGACGGTTCCGCACCCGCATTTGTTGGAGCGCAACTTCGCCCTCCTCCCGCTCACCCACCTCGCCCCGGATTGGGTCCATCCCCTTGCCCAAAAGCCTTTGCGAGAACTGGCTGCCCAATTGGACTGGGGAGGACTCTGGGAAGCGGGGGAGTTTTGGTGA
- a CDS encoding M20/M25/M40 family metallo-hydrolase, with protein sequence MKALFRLVVLTLIMTLTALGAPCISAAPEITPAQWQVYQDMAVDLLQKYLRINTSNPPGNEIETAKFLKQIFEREGIPSEIFTYEPGRANIMARLKGNGTKRPIILLSHMDVVTADRAKWRVEPFSGKIVAGAIYGRGALDMKGTGLLQLMTMLILAREKAPLARDVIFLATADEEVGDKGSLWMIANHAKLFQNAEYLITEGGDNLLEAGKVKVVGVDVAEKAPFWLRLTVTGEPGHGSRPIADSATNQMVQAMAKIVAYETPLKVLPAVEKFFRDIAPLQPEPLRSQFANLRASLKDPAFVQQITSNREYNYLLRNTISLTMMSGSPQTNVIPTTATCNLDVRLLPGENPEAFLAELRQVIGNPAVQFENINGFKPPNSSPVDTELFSVITKVMKAHHPEAIITTRLLSGYTESQLYRPLGIISYGWEPIATTPEENATVHGNNERISVQTLRDSTREMYEVIQQVAR encoded by the coding sequence ATGAAAGCCCTTTTCAGGCTCGTAGTCTTGACCCTCATCATGACCCTTACCGCCCTTGGAGCCCCCTGCATCAGTGCCGCGCCTGAAATCACCCCAGCCCAATGGCAGGTCTACCAGGATATGGCGGTGGATTTGCTCCAAAAGTATTTGCGGATCAACACGTCCAACCCTCCTGGCAATGAAATCGAAACGGCCAAGTTCCTGAAGCAGATTTTTGAGCGCGAGGGGATTCCTAGTGAGATCTTCACCTACGAGCCGGGACGGGCCAATATTATGGCGCGGCTCAAGGGCAATGGCACCAAGCGACCGATTATCCTGCTCAGCCATATGGACGTCGTCACCGCTGACCGGGCTAAATGGCGCGTCGAGCCCTTCTCCGGCAAGATTGTAGCGGGCGCGATCTATGGGCGCGGTGCGCTAGATATGAAAGGGACGGGGCTCCTACAGTTGATGACCATGCTCATTCTGGCCCGCGAGAAGGCTCCCCTTGCACGCGATGTGATTTTCCTCGCGACCGCAGATGAAGAGGTGGGCGATAAAGGCTCGCTGTGGATGATAGCCAACCATGCCAAACTGTTTCAAAACGCCGAATATCTTATCACTGAAGGCGGGGACAACCTCCTCGAAGCGGGAAAGGTCAAAGTAGTCGGCGTGGATGTGGCGGAGAAGGCTCCCTTTTGGTTACGCCTCACTGTCACGGGCGAACCTGGTCATGGTTCGCGTCCGATTGCGGATTCTGCGACGAACCAAATGGTCCAAGCCATGGCGAAGATCGTAGCCTATGAGACCCCGCTTAAGGTTTTGCCGGCAGTCGAGAAGTTCTTCCGGGATATTGCCCCGCTTCAGCCTGAGCCTTTGCGTTCTCAGTTTGCGAACCTACGCGCATCGCTTAAAGACCCAGCTTTTGTTCAACAAATTACAAGCAACCGCGAGTATAACTATTTATTACGTAACACCATTTCCCTGACGATGATGAGCGGAAGCCCACAGACAAACGTGATCCCGACCACAGCGACCTGCAACCTCGATGTGCGGCTATTACCTGGGGAGAACCCCGAAGCATTCCTAGCCGAATTGCGCCAAGTCATCGGTAATCCTGCGGTTCAGTTTGAGAATATCAATGGGTTCAAACCACCCAACAGTTCGCCGGTGGACACCGAACTCTTTTCGGTCATCACCAAAGTCATGAAAGCGCACCATCCCGAAGCCATCATCACGACACGGCTACTCAGTGGCTACACCGAAAGCCAACTCTACCGACCGTTGGGCATCATCAGCTACGGTTGGGAACCGATTGCCACGACGCCGGAGGAAAATGCTACAGTCCACGGCAACAACGAGCGTATTTCGGTGCAGACCCTCCGCGACAGTACCCGCGAGATGTATGAGGTGATCCAGCAGGTTGCCCGGTGA
- the hemB gene encoding porphobilinogen synthase, translating to MFPQLRPRRLRATPALRRLVRETILTPADLVYPLFLVPGSGIAQEVVSMPGVYQLSVDKALEECRQVQDLGLGGVILFGIPEGKDLIATGAWHDHGIVQQGTQAIKQALPDLLVMADTCLCEYTSHGHCGLLQEGDETGRVLNDPTLKLLQKTAVAQAASGADIIAPSGMMDGMIQAIRQGLDEASFTDTPILSYAAKYASSYYGPFRDAAESTPQFGDRRTYQMDPANGTEALKEIRLDELEGADMLMVKPALAYLDILWRVKEATQLPVAAYNVSGEYSMVKAAARNGWINERQMVLETLTAMRRAGADFILTYHAKDAAHWLHEVFPPL from the coding sequence ATGTTCCCTCAGCTGCGCCCGCGTCGGCTACGCGCCACACCAGCCCTGCGCCGTCTGGTCCGTGAAACGATCCTCACCCCGGCGGATCTGGTCTATCCTTTGTTTCTGGTGCCCGGTTCGGGCATCGCCCAAGAAGTCGTCTCGATGCCTGGAGTTTATCAACTCTCGGTGGACAAAGCGCTTGAGGAGTGCCGTCAGGTTCAGGATTTGGGACTGGGCGGGGTGATCCTGTTTGGTATTCCCGAAGGCAAGGACCTGATCGCCACCGGAGCTTGGCACGACCACGGCATTGTGCAGCAGGGCACTCAGGCTATTAAACAAGCCCTGCCGGACCTCTTAGTCATGGCTGACACGTGCCTGTGCGAATATACCAGCCATGGTCACTGCGGTCTGCTCCAGGAAGGAGACGAGACCGGTCGGGTCCTCAACGACCCTACACTCAAGCTTTTACAAAAGACTGCTGTGGCTCAAGCGGCGAGCGGAGCTGATATCATCGCTCCTTCGGGCATGATGGATGGCATGATCCAGGCCATCCGCCAGGGGCTAGACGAAGCGAGTTTCACCGACACCCCCATCCTCTCCTACGCCGCCAAATACGCCTCTTCTTACTATGGTCCATTTCGGGATGCCGCCGAATCGACGCCGCAATTTGGAGACCGCCGCACCTACCAGATGGACCCCGCCAACGGCACCGAAGCGCTCAAGGAGATCCGTCTGGATGAGCTAGAGGGCGCGGATATGCTGATGGTCAAGCCTGCACTCGCCTATCTGGATATTCTTTGGCGCGTGAAAGAAGCCACCCAACTGCCCGTCGCCGCCTACAATGTCTCGGGCGAATACAGCATGGTCAAGGCTGCCGCCCGCAACGGCTGGATCAATGAACGGCAGATGGTTCTGGAAACCCTCACCGCCATGCGCCGCGCCGGGGCTGATTTTATCCTCACCTACCATGCTAAGGACGCGGCACATTGGCTACATGAAGTGTTCCCGCCGCTTTGA